Proteins encoded within one genomic window of Stigmatopora argus isolate UIUO_Sarg chromosome 21, RoL_Sarg_1.0, whole genome shotgun sequence:
- the LOC144067197 gene encoding putative ATP-dependent RNA helicase ddx6 has translation MATARTENVGPLAMGLNKQNGQLRGQTKAASSVQPATATQGKVSGASQKAGAASQESGGIKFGDDWKKSLKLPPKDTRIRTSDVTSTKGNEFEDYCLKRELLMGIFEMGWEKPSPVQEESIPIALSGRDILARAKNGTGKSGAYLIPLLERIDLKKSYIQAMVVVPTRELALQVSQICIQISKHLGGVKVMATTGGTNLRDDIMRLDETVHVVIATPGRILDLIKKGVAKVDRVQMMVMDEADKLLSQDFVVLIEDIISFLAKNRQILLYSATFPISVQKFMAKHLQKPYEINLMEELTLKGITQYYAYVTERQKVHCLNTLFSRLQINQSIIFCNSTQRVELLAKKITQLGYSCFYIHAKMMQEYRNRVFHDFRNGLCRNLVCTDLFTRGIDIQAVNVVINFDFPKNAETYLHRIGRSGRFGHFGLAINLITSEDRFNLKTIEDQLVTDIKPIPGSIDKSLYVAEFHSSSGDCEVEEVQEKSGLHQDST, from the exons ATGGCCACGGCTAGAACCGAAAATGTCGGCCCGCTCGCCATGGGACTGAACAAGCAGAACGGGCAGCTTCGAGGACAGACCAAAGCGGCTTCTTCTGTTCAGCCCGCAACTGCCACTCAAGGAAAAGTGTCGGGCGCCTCCCAGAAAGCGGGCGCTGCTTCTCAAGAAAGCGGAGGCATCAAGTTTGGGGATGactggaaaaaaagcctcaagcTTCCTCCAAAAGACACCAGGATCAGAACCTCA GATGTGACGTCTACTAAGGGCAATGAATTTGAAGATTACTGTCTTAAAAGAGAACTTCTGATGGGCATTTTTGAGATGGGATGGGAGAAACCGTCTCCTGTCCag GAGGAGAGTATCCCAATTGCCCTGTCGGGAAGGGATATTTTGGCCCGGGCTAAGAATGGAACGGGAAAAAGCGGAGCCTATCTCATACCACTGCTGGAAAGGATTGACCTTAAAAAGAGTTATATACAAG CAATGGTAGTAGTGCCAACCCGAGAGTTAGCACTGCAGGTGAGTCAGATCTGCATTCAGATCAGCAAACACCTGGGGGGAGTCAAAGTCATGGCCACCACCGGGGGAACCAACCTACGAGACGACATCATGCGACTGGACGAAACTG TGCACGTCGTCATTGCAACACCCGGTAGGATTCTCGACTTGATTAAAAAAGGCGTGGCAAAGGTGGATCGAGTCCAGATGATGGTGATGGATGAG GCCGACAAACTGCTGTCTCAGGATTTTGTGGTGCTCATCGAAGATATTATCAGTTTCCTGGCCAAGAACAGGCAGATCCTGCTCTACTCTGCAACCTTCCCCATCAGCGTACAAAAATTCATG GCCAAGCACTTGCAGAAACCTTACGAGATCAACCTAATGGAGGAACTGACACTGAAGGGTATTACTCAGTATTACGCCTACGTGACAGAGAGACAAAAAGTGCACTGTCTTAACACTCTCTTCTCCAGG cTTCAGATCAACCAGTCCATCATCTTCTGTAACTCCACTCAGAGGGTGGAGCTGTTAGCCAAGAAGATTACGCAACTGGGCTACTCGTGCTTTTACATTCACGCTAAAATGATGCAG gagTACAGAAACCGGGTTTTCCATGACTTCAGAAACGGACTGTGCAGGAATCTGGTGTGCACTG ACCTCTTCACCAGGGGTATCGACATCCAAGCCGTCAACGTGGTCATCAACTTCGACTTCCCGAAAAACGCCGAAACGTACCTCCATCGCATCGGAAGATCAG GGAGGTTCGGCCATTTTGGCCTGGCCATCAACCTGATCACATCCGAAGACCGCTTCAACCTGAAGACCATCGAAGACCAACTGGTGACGGACATCAAACCCATCCCCGGCAGCATCGACAAGAGTCTCTACGTGGCCGAGTTCCACTCGTCCAGCGGCGACTGCGAGGTGGAGGAAGTCCAAGAAAAATCGGGACTCCATCAGGACAGCACCTGA